ATTCCTTACTTCACATTACTAGTTTTACTGAAGGTCCTTTCCCTTTTAAATATTTGGATGTGCCTATTGTGGTTGGTAGACTTAAGGCCTCTGATTTCGGTGTGCTAACGGCGCTTAATATGATCTTAAGTTCCTTCTTCTGGGGTGAGTCTGATGGTAAAGGTAAGAGAAAATGGGTAGCTTAGAAAAAAATACGTCGTCCCACTGATGAAGAGGGGTTGGGGTTTTGGGATTTTGGAGATTTCCGGAGGGCTTTGCATTTAAAACTTGCTTGGCATCTTATTAAGGGTCACTCTTTATAAGCAGATTTCTTTAGAGGAAAATATGATAGATTTAATCACTTATCACTCTTCGTGCTTACTAAAGGTACTCAATTCTGGAGGCTATTGTTCATAGTATTCCAAATGTCTTGAATAACTCAAAGTGGATTGTGAGAGAgggtgatatttttttttttttttggtttcataATGAGGAGGAGGGGGGCCCTTTGAATGGTCAGTATCCAGTGATTGAGAATCATTTACTTAACATTAAAGAGTGTCACATTGAACATGGGTGGGATATTCCTATTTTGGCAAACCTAGTAGGTCATCAAAAAACAGCTAATCTGGTTCAATTCTTGGCTAGTTGTAAGGAGTGGCAGGATGTTTTAATTTGGTTGAAGGATACTCATGGTAAGTTTACTACGAaaaatgcttggaattgtaTTAGGGTTCGAGCGCCGCCTTTACCTTGGGCTAAGTAGATTTGGCACACTAACCTTCAtaagaaaatttctattatgatgtggaaAGCGTTTAAtaattgtttgaatattgatgataaaattaaaatggccAGTATCCCTATGGTCTCGAAATGTAATTGTTGTGCCATGGGTCAAATTGAAGATCTTAATCATGTGCTTTGTACTGGTGATTTGGCTCGTCAAATTTGGCATTTGGCTGCAACATAGGTAAGTGTGCATATGGGTAATTTTTGCACTAGGTAGGAGCAAattaatttttggtttcgtcATGCTAGTAAGTCTTCTTAGTTACGGACTATTTTTGATCTTCTCCCTTCTATAGTTTCTTGGAAGCTTTGGAAGAGGCATTGCAAAGCAAGGTATGAATATAAGGTTGACACAGTTGAGTCTATTTGGCATGTTATCAAATTATGGCTTCCTCAGATTATGCATATGATCATGAAAATTTTTGAGGTAACCTAATCAGGATGTTGCTATATTAAATCATTTGGAGATCCCGGTTTTACTTCCCAAACCTAAGAAGGTTTGTGTGTTCAGATGGACAAGGCCTCAACAGGGCTGGGTCAAACTTAATACGGACAGGAGTAGCTTTGGTAATCCTAGACCATCAAGAGCAGGGGGTGTTATTCGTGGTGATCATGGTAATTTGTGTGTGGTCTATTATGTCTTTTTGAATTAGGGCTCTAATAATTTTGCTGGAATGTGGAGTTTGCTGGAAGGAGTTCGGTTTTAATAGGGTAGAGACCGAGACTGACTCCCAAATCCTTGTGAATTGGATCAGTAAGGGTGattgtaatatatagtatttagaggatttttgggatgagTTTCAGGTTTATTTTGCTTCTATGGAATACCATGTGAAACATATTTTTCGAAAAGTTAATTTGGTGCCTGATTTTCTTGCCAAGAGTGAAGCTGGAGGTTTGAATCTAGATTGGATAGGTGATAGAGACAGTCTGCCCAGCAATCTAAGAGGTCTTTTTCGCATGGATAAAATTGATATCCCTTATTTGTAGATTTTGTAGGGCCTTTCGTGGTAAGCTGCATTAGGTttatttgttcattttcttaatatgcatgcggtttctttgttttgttttcttgcaGGTTCTTagattggttttttttatttggttaatTGTTTTTCCCCTTTTGGGTATATTTCATTGGGGTTGGGAGTTTTAGGTTTTTTATGACGTCTGAGTTGGGTTTTATTTGATTATCTGCATATCCCTAGATAtctaaaaatgtaattatagTTTTCCTTCGTCATAAGTAAagacttttaataaaattaaaataccatCATCttctttaaaaacaaatttgatTGCATTTAATTGAGTTGACAACATTATTTACTAGTGTTGAATTTGTGGAgtcttgtttatttttgtgatggCCCTATTTGATGACCCTATTTGTGACTCAAAAAATGCTATACAGCATGTTCGTTCGACGTTCGCACTACAAGTCTTTCCAAAGCCCAAGCAGAGGGTTCGCTTGACATTTGTTCGACATATCTGTCAAGCAAATATCAAACAAAGAATTCACTTAAAACTCATTTGACAAGTCATTCGAGCAAATAATACAGTAATTATAAAATTAGGATTTTTGCCTGACGGTCCTATAAATATGACAATATGATATTAATTACCAGTACGACCAGTCTAAAACAATATTTTGTCCTAaatgtattttatcatttttttaaataaaaaaatattctacaaCTATGTAGACGTAGTCACACAGAACCACATAAACCTTTGCATTGattgaattttgtttttatttatttactgtcATGTTTTTCACAACAGCTTGCTCATGCTTGTAGTTTGGCTAAAGATGGGCGTGCCCTTGCTTGAGCTCAGGGGCAACAGCAGAAGCCCTTGCCCGACGTATCTGACCAGGAAAAACAAAGGATTTCCTACGACGGTGTTCTATAAACCATTGGTCACTTATTCAATTACTCTGCCTGTAACGGATCTCTATTCTCTTTTGTACTTCTTCTATAAATTCAGAAGCCGTAGCTGGCTAGATCTTTTTCTCAACTGGGACGGCGGTCACGAATGTTTGTGTACCTGCTTAAAGCAGTATTCCATCAGAGGTCCGATTAAAATGTTTTCCTCTgaaattaatttgtattttacgAACTGACCATATTTGCCGGATTGTCTTTCTGTTTGGTGGTCTTCTTGAGGGTACGTAGATTCTCACCGTACGGGCCTATTTCTTCATAATCGGGGAAGAATATTAGTTAATGGAAGTAGAAATTATTTCGGAAATTGATATATTTATCGACTTAGGATGTCGATTGTCGAGGATTGGTTCCATTTGAGAATAAAATCgaacttttcattttaaaacgcCATTACAATGATATGTATGTTATTGAGGTTTCATTTGATTGCAAGAACCTCTCAAGATTCAACTTTATTATATTTGGTATGATTATGATACCACTGAATCTTATCATACAACAAGGGAATCACACACGACCAAAAAAAGATATATTGGAATCACACGAATCACAACATAGAACTAAAAGGAGGAGCGAATCCCAAGcttgatatgttttatatatgtatgtccaGAATGAAAAACAATCATTCAGCAAAAGACGTCTCCACCAATCTTATAAATTCATTGAAATCTAATCTTCCATCACTGTTTTCATCGTATGTCCTGATCATTTTGTTGCAGTTCACCACTTCTTTTCCTTCCTCGAAGCCCAAAATACAGAGAACTCTCTGCAACTCCCTTCCATCAATATACCCATCTCTGTTCTCATCAAAAACATCAAAAGCTTCCTTCAACTCCTCCAAGCTTGGTTCCTTCTCATCAAACAGCCCTGAAACCTCATTGGAACTGAACCTCTCCAGAAGTTCCTCGCCTTCTGAGCTGCAAAAAATTCCCAAGCTTTGCATGACCGTTTCCGCATCTCCTCTGCTCAAGATGCTATCATCTTTCTTTCTGCTTGTGCTAGTTTGTTGCTGGCTCAGCTCAAAATCTGAATTCTTTTTCTCATCCCAAGCCTTCGGGTTACCAAAGTTGGGTTGGTATTGGAGAGAAGACCAAAATCTTGTCAAAAAATTGTGTATTTTACTTAGACAAATGGTAGTTGTTTGGGTGAAAAGAACATCAAGCGGAAAATAATACAATGAGAAAGCCGATATGCTTTTGCTATGTGACGCCTTTCCCATTGTAATATAGCAGATGGAAGGTAGAGTCATATATTATCCTAtcaagaaacagaaacagaaatcTCGATTCCTCACCAAGTGTTAGGAATGAAGTTCGATTCAGAAAAGTAGAAGAGGGGGAAACTAGAGAATAGTTGGCACGAAGATTATGTTAGAATTGAAGAGTAGGGTTCCTTTATAAGGACTTGAATTTAGCCGGATACTTTGAAGACATCAAAGGGGTCTGTGGAGGGGGAAGGTGCTTGCGGGGTGCTGCCGGTCTTGCATGAAAAGATGGGAAAATCATTAAAGTGGTCAACCCGGAGAAGTTTCTCCATTCCCGATATTTTAGGAGTTTTTGTTGGAAACATCTGGAAAAATATAGATGAGGCTGGCCTGTTCTTCTTTGTCCGCATATACATGTTTATAAATGGGATTTGCCAAGAATCTACCGGTTTTCCAAAGTTGCGTTGACTTTGCTGAGGGAAGAAAAAGCATTGAAGTTTCCTTCTTCATTTCTATCTTTTTCCTCCATTCTTCTGGGATAAGTTCTGAAATTTCTAGGAAGTAATAAACTTGACCACGCGGCGGCTACCAACTATTTCCTAGAGTTTACACGGATcggttttgaaattttataatgCTATTCATTTTCCGTGCATGTGTTTCTcaagatattttatataagagcaTCTggattatgtaaaaataaaatcttatttaactattagagaagaaaaattacttgTAATGGATTAtgtaaattcaaatttattgaCTTTCAGTGTAAAAGTAAAACCAAATTTGTATGTTATAATTTAAGgaataaatgtttattttattacttcataTTACTTATgatgattaatttaattagaatatgattacttataaatagaatagtaaaatatgataaaattaaataaattaataattaaaaaaattaaataattactcattattatatatataatgaataattagataatttaatgtgaagatttattgtaaatagttaaagtcaaatttatcttatattattttattgttatataataaaaaaaaataactattttaatgTGGATACTAATGTAAATGGAATAACTAAAAGTTAAATTCgtcttttttcataaaaaatgtcatttaattTTAGATAATCCATTGAAGGTGCTCTAAGACCCATTTGGAGAAAGAGTCATCCCTGTTGGGGTAAAAAGTGTGCATCTTACGAAGTTGGCACTTAAATTTTTTCCATAAACGCCTGGAGTGCCCAATACGATCTGATAAATATGTAACCTCTTCTCGTTCTCGTTCCACATACGGCATCAGAGAGGAAATTGGCGCAGTGCCTAATTGTTTCAATGGGGCTATCATTCTGAGTCAAGTCTACCTTCTCATTTCCCCtcttcataaacatcttttctttttggccATCGCCTGTGATGTACAGAGCGTGTAGGAGTaaacaaaacttaaaaataaaaaagaagaaaaaagaagattaCACAAAAATTCGTTGATTTGCACAGAATATCGAATAAAAGTACTATTAAAACTTTGATAGTTTCAACGAATACCCAAGAATCGGAAATAGAGAGGAAATTCTCCCAAGCTGTGATTAGTTTTCAGAAACTGGTCTGTTTGACCACTGCGattgacaaaaagaaaactaacgAAACCTTAAAGAACCGAGGTTGCAAGTACCTGCCTTCTTCGCCCGTAATGCATGTGCCATACGGCAAAAACTTTAGCAACATAAGCTGGAAGGTTTCTCCTATTAGAACAGTGCAACGGGTAAAGGAAACATCTCATGTTAattcttttctcctttcttttttcccccTTCTCTAAGTAACCATACACAAATGTATGAGTTTTCAATTAGAACGAATACACAAACTCTGTCCACTGCCCTCCTAAAGTCTCAAAGAACATCTTCCAAGATATCACCATGACGAGTCTAtgaccattattattattattattatttattttttattttttaaagaagaggacggtaccccaaatttattagaaaaccctcacttgtgacggaagaaaaccgtggttacaaaCTGATGcatgagagataaaaaaaaaaaaaaaaccaaaatctaTGCGTAAAAAATCCTTAATAACCAAATCATTCAAATACAATATCAATAGAAAATACAAGAACCTAACTCAAAACCAACCGAGGACAGGACAACATGCAAGAAAAAGCAAGCAAACAAATATGAAATATGGAgcatataaataaaacaaatagaaaaaactTACCAAGCACAAGCCTTACGAAACCCTTAAATAAGGAAGACCCAATTTATCCATGCGAATAAGTCTATGACCATTAGTTTGCTCTTTATTGCAGATGTTGGAGTAATTCCACGATCATGGTCGTATTAAATAAAGATTCAAAAATTCCTAGTCAGTCCAGATCACAGGACCAAATATTCAAAAACTTAAACTGCAAATTGGGAGAAGATATGTTGTCATCCACTAGCTAGTTGAGCATGCACCTCTAGTACTTATGCAGAAAGTTGGAATTATTTATCAACAGGGATTGAGGAAAGCGGCTCTCAAGgaacacaaatattttaaatacagCATGAGCCACAGCCAAGGGAGTATGATATTTGCAACAGAACCCGATTTAAGTTAATAATGCTGCAAGTCCACTTTCATGCACGTGAAGCATAATTAAGAAGTCTATTTAACTCAACACATTGCACTCCACCAAGTCAAATCATTTTCTATTGTAAATCACCTCGAGGGCATTGATATAACTGAGGGAAGCTTGAATTGTTGATCttgtaatataataaaatgtgaGGCAGAAATACTACAGAATCTTATACAATTGAACTAGTGTTAAAGCTCAGAATGAACTTTTATATACCAACATTCAACCCAAAGAACATCAAATTAGACTTAATCCGTTCCCATGAAACACAAATTGGCCACAACAATATGCTAGTAAAGAACTAAAACCAGAGCTTATCACATCAGGCAATGACATGGCAAAGAAATGGACATGAGCACCTCTATATGCTAGAGAGAAACCGAGAATGTTATGGCATACAGATTAATCGAGTTCATGAGCATACAAATTAACAGTAGGACAGCAATGATTCACAACATTAGCCTCAAAAATTGAACTTTGTAAGTAACACAAACAGAGCCTGTAATCGATTATATCATTGAAGAGCAAATGTGTTATTCTATACCTCTTTGCTTGGATACAACAGTAAGGACAAGCATTAGCATACTGTTTTATTGCACACTTGAAgacaaaggagaagaagaggaagaatccAAAGCTTCAAAGAACATGAAGATCAACAACCAAATCCTACAACCTACTCACTAATTACAATTGAAAAAAGAACATCTCTTTTTAACAACGCTGCCTACTCATCTACATAAACTTGGTTTGGCTTGagaaagacaaaagaaaatgacaatCTCTTTACTCTTTGGTTGATAACCTCAATTAGACTTGCGGGGGAGGGCTGAAAATGTACCCACTTTTCGGATTAGTGTTTGGCCCGGGATCCGAATAATCCATCACTTCTATCATCCTCCTCGATTTTCCAACAGTACTTTCCTGGACAACAAACAAATATTTACTCTGTCTAcataacaaaataagaaaagaattaCGGAGTGAAACaaccatatgaaaaaaaaaatgatactgACCTCTACTCGAAAAGTGGAATCTTCATGCTCAACAGTCTCCATCACTTTTCTACCGAACCCTTCAACTAGTCAAGAAAACGCGCAAGGAAAACGGGACCAAAttaagaaaagaacaaaaccaaACAGAATTTATTCctaggaaaagaaaaggcaaaaacTAAAGCAACAGGGTAATACCATGAGAGAAACACAAAACCAGAAGTGATGAAGCAAGAAGGATGCTGAGAAAACAGGACCGACCCATTATTTCTGGCAGGATTTTGATACGAGGaacagccaaaaaaaaaagtagctcTCTCAGATTTCCGAATCGAAGCTCGGATTATATGAGACTTGAAAGTTAGCAGAAAGCAGCTTTTGGGCTTTCCTAGGGAACCGCTTCAGCTTCAGATCCAATGGGGGGCATTAACTGCGCATATAACAGCACTGAGACAATTTCGCTGTACAGATAAGAAagcataaaggaaaaaaaaaagttttgagtgTTTTTGTGACCCTATTTATCAGCAGCCCTTCCACCCACTAcccgtttttgtttttttctaataatatgCCATTTTATTGAGGTTGTTTAatccttttttaaaattttctatagtTTTAAAG
This is a stretch of genomic DNA from Carya illinoinensis cultivar Pawnee chromosome 3, C.illinoinensisPawnee_v1, whole genome shotgun sequence. It encodes these proteins:
- the LOC122303101 gene encoding probable calcium-binding protein CML45; its protein translation is MTLPSICYITMGKASHSKSISAFSLYYFPLDVLFTQTTTICLSKIHNFLTRFWSSLQYQPNFGNPKAWDEKKNSDFELSQQQTSTSRKKDDSILSRGDAETVMQSLGIFCSSEGEELLERFSSNEVSGLFDEKEPSLEELKEAFDVFDENRDGYIDGRELQRVLCILGFEEGKEVVNCNKMIRTYDENSDGRLDFNEFIRLVETSFAE